In the genome of Globicephala melas chromosome 3, mGloMel1.2, whole genome shotgun sequence, one region contains:
- the CCDC127 gene encoding coiled-coil domain-containing protein 127, which translates to MNNLNDPPNWNIRPSSRADGGDGSRWNYALLVPMLGLAAFRWIWSRESRKEIEKEREAYHQRTAAFQRDLEAKYRATISESRRAVAQLSLELEKEQNRTTSYREALISQGRKMVEEKKLLEQERARALQEKGQPLRSVYLSYLGKEEEWQRRARLLLRDFEDALTERQSVYCSLLLPRHKRLEIEKSLLGRASTDPVAADLEMAAGLTDIFKHDTYCGDIWNTNKRRNGRLMWLYLRYWELLVELKKFKSVERAILEK; encoded by the exons ATGAATAACTTAAATGACCCCCCAAATTGGAATATCCGGCCCAGTTCCAGGGCTGATGGGGGTGATGGAAGCAGATGGAATTATGCCCTGTTGGTTCCAATGCTGGGATTGGCTGCTTTTC GTTGGATTTGGTCTAGGGAGTCCCgaaaagagatagaaaaagagagggaagcaTACCATCAGAGAACAGCTGCCTTCCAGCGGGACCTCGAAGCCAAGTACCGCGCCACGATCTCAGAAAGTCGGCGGGCCGTGGCACAGTTGTCCCTGGAActtgaaaaggaacaaaacagaacGACTAGCTACCGAGAAGCCCTCATCTCTCAGGGGCGCAAGATGGTAGAAGAGAAGAAGCTTCTGGAACAGGAGCGGGCTCGGGCCCTGCAGGAGAAGGGGCAGCCCTTGCGGAGCGTGTACCTGAGCTACCTGGGCAAGGAGGAGGAGTGGCAGCGGAGGGCCAGGCTTCTGCTGAGAGACTTCGAGGACGCTCTCACGGAAAGACAGAGCGTCTACTGCAGTCTGCTTCTCCCTCGCCACAAGCGGCTGGAGATCGAGAAGAGCCTGCTGGGCCGAGCGTCCACCGACCCAGTTGCTGCTGACCTAGAGATGGCAGCTGGCCTGACCGACATATTCAAGCACGACACGTACTGTGGTGACATCTGGAACACCAACAAGCGCCGAAATGGGAGGCTTATGTGGCTGTATCTCAGATACTGGGAACTACTGGTCGAACTGAAAAAGTTTAAGAGCGTAGAGAGAGCCATACTGGAAAAGTAA
- the LRRC14B gene encoding leucine-rich repeat-containing protein 14B: MMQSLRFISAEALASHPQAARQSLDGVAHNLYPLLFKASYLLEQAEVIRVLLERWPLEEFRLGALLGPSADHPGDLRDRACRACLEACVRGLADHTLWGGGRRRLRVADLTGIRDVQVQGCPCGRALGRWGRTKLLARTCCELQAEPRAAWRPVEVLADIFVTGGNFDLVVRALGPDGPAPLRVRCLSFRADSLGPGQLLHVLRLAGPGELRRLEVVHNVRLHAGHVQQLLAQLGFPRLVSLTLPAKAFDAPPTSTPAPDGEDALLTSIARELSRMTQLTELSVAFSTLTGKLQKLLGPLRTPLRVLDLGNCALNHADMAFLANCTHAAHLEVLDLSGHCLVDLFPSTFFRLLGQAAPTLRALTLEECGLADRHVGALSLALGPCRRLQELRFLGNPMSARALRRLFVALCGLPRLQSVEFPVPRDCYPEGSAYPQDELAMSKFDQQKYSAIADDLRALLLRAGRDDIRVSTPLFGSFDPDIQETSNELGTLLLQAFKTALENFSRALKQME, from the exons ATGATGCAGTCACTACGCTTCATTTCTGCTGAGGCCTTGGCGTCCCACCCCCAGGCGGCCCGGCAGAGCCTGGACGGGGTGGCCCACAACCTCTACCCGCTGCTCTTCAAAGCCAGCTACTTGCTGGAGCAGGCGGAGGTGATCCGCGTTCTGCTGGAGCGCTGGCCGCTAGAGGAGTTCCGGCTGGGTGCTCTGCTGGGCCCCAGCGCAGACCACCCCGGGGACCTGCGGGACCGGGCCTGCAGGGCCTGCCTGGAGGCCTGCGTGCGCGGCCTCGCGGACCACACGCTCTGGGGCGGGGGCCGGCGGCGTCTGCGGGTGGCCGACCTCACGGGCATCCGAGACGTGCAGGTGCAGGGCTGTCCCTGTGGGAGGGCGCTGGGCAGGTGGGGCCGCACCAAGCTGCTGGCCAGGACCTGCTGTGAGCTGCAGGCGGAGCCCCGTGCGGCCTGGCGCCCCGTAGAGGTCCTCGCCGATATCTTCGTCACCGGGGGTAACTTCGACTTGGTGGTGCGGGCCCTGGGGCCAGATGGTCCTGCCCCACTGCGCGTGCGCTGCCTCTCCTTCCGGGCCGACAGCCTGGGCCCCGGGCAGCTGCTGCACGTGCTGCGTCTGGCGGGGCCGGGCGAGCTGCGCCGGCTGGAGGTGGTGCACAACGTGCGTCTGCACGCCGGCCACGTGCAGCAGCTGCTGGCCCAGCTGGGCTTCCCCCGGCTGGTGTCGCTCACCCTGCCCGCCAAGGCCTTCGACGCGCCGCCTACCAGCACCCCCGCCCCTGACGGCGAGGACGCCCTGCTCACCTCCATCGCCCGGGAGCTCAGCCGGATGACGCAGCTCACCGAGTTGAGCGTGGCCTTCTCCACGCTGACCGGGAAGCTCCAGAAACTGCTCGG CCCCCTCCGGACTCCGCTGAGAGTGCTGGACCTGGGCAACTGCGCCCTGAACCACGCGGACATGGCCTTCTTGGCGAACTGCACCCACGCCGCCCACCTGGAGGTGCTGGACCTCAGCGGGCACTGCCTGGTGGACCTGTTCCCCTCGACCTTCTTCCGGCTGCTGGGCCAGGCCGCCCCGACGCTGAGGGCCCTGACCCTGGAGGAGTGCGGCCTCGCGGACCGGCACGTGGGCGCGCTGAGCCTGGCCCTGGGCCCCTGCCGCCGGCTGCAGGAGCTCCGCTTCCTGGGGAACCCAATGTCGGCCCGCGCGCTCCGGCGCCTTTTCGTGGCGCTCTGTGGGCTCCCCCGGCTGCAGAGCGTGGAGTTCCCGGTGCCCAGGGACTGCTACCCCGAGGGCAGCGCCTACCCACAGGACGAGCTGGCCATGTCCAAATTCGACCAGCAGAAATACAGCGCGATCGCAGATGACCTGCGCGCGCTGCTGCTGCGGGCCGGCCGCGACGACATCCGGGTCTCCACGCCCCTCTTCGGAAGCTTCGACCCGGACATTCAAGAAACGAGCAATGAACTCGGAACGCTCTTGCTGCAAGCCTTCAAAACTGCTCTGGAAAACTTCTCCAGAGCGCTGAAGCAAATGGAGTAG